In one Chionomys nivalis chromosome 13, mChiNiv1.1, whole genome shotgun sequence genomic region, the following are encoded:
- the LOC130886030 gene encoding lysozyme-like protein 1 codes for MKAAGVLALIISLSVVAESKVYTRCKLAKIFVKAGLDNYGGFSLGNWICMAYYESHYNTTVQKVLEDGSTDYGIFQINSFTWCRNVRLQQKNHCHVACSALITDDLTDAILCAKKIVKETQGMNYWQGWKKHCEGKDMSEWKKGCEVS; via the exons ATGAAGGCTGCCGGCGTCTTGGCCCTGATTATCAGCCTCAGCGTCGTTGCAGAATCCAAAGTCTACACTCGATGTAAACTGGCAAAAATATTTGTGAAGGCTGGCCTGGACAACTACGGAGGATTTAGCCTTGGAAACT GGATCTGCATGGCCTACTACGAGAGCCACTACAACACCACAGTCCAGAAAGTGTTAGAGGATGGGAGCACTGACTATGGCATATTCCAGATAAACAGCTTCACGTGGTGCAGAAATGTAAGGCTGCAACAGAAAAATCACTGCCATGTTGCCTGCTCAG CCTTGATTACTGATGACCTCACAGACGCCATTCTCTGTGCTAAGAAAATTGTGAAGGAGACACAAGGAATGAACTATTG GCAGGGCTGGAAGAAACACTGCGAGGGCAAGGACATGTCTGAGTGGAAGAAAGGATGCGAGGTTTCCTGA